One window from the genome of Pelobates fuscus isolate aPelFus1 chromosome 13, aPelFus1.pri, whole genome shotgun sequence encodes:
- the GPR135 gene encoding G-protein coupled receptor 135: MEPPSNRSSPAEAGPVLPGVSVACQALLLLGLFVLSGLGNVAVIAVIAKHRQLRTVTNAFIVSLSVSALLCALLCLPLSLLLLLGRGRAWLCSASGFCNSCVGIVSSLTMTLISLDRYYAIVRQPQEKIGRARAAQLLLAAWLTALGFSFPWYLLAREQWVVHSQGYQHCMYVFHSGGSRLGAAYSISLIVLCYLLPFSLMCFCHYNICKAVRLSEIRVRPVTTYAHLLRFYSEMRTATTVLIMIVFIICCWGPYCVMGLVAAAAGDYPFTPLMDSVAVWMAWANGAINPLIYAIRNPNISMLLGRNREEGYRTRNIAAYLCTQGQSREARGRADPIRDRYGNRHGQGSRVSSSSPANGGDVAMWACKNPTVLFCRDSHPDTVTEPPLMKSETVDTSL; encoded by the coding sequence ATGGAGCCGCCCAGTAACCGTAGCTCCCCGGCGGAGGCCGGCCCGGTGCTGCCCGGGGTGTCGGTGGCCTGCCAGGCGCTGCTGCTGCTCGGCCTGTTCGTGCTGTCCGGCCTGGGGAACGTGGCGGTGATCGCGGTGATCGCCAAACACCGGCAGCTCCGCACGGTGACCAACGCCTTCATCGTGTCGCTGTCCGTGTCCGCCCTGCTGTGCGCCCTGCTCTGCCTGCCGCTCTCCCTGCTGCTCCTGCTGGGCCGGGGCCGGGCCTGGCTCTGCTCCGCCAGCGGCTTCTGCAACTCGTGTGTCGGCATCGTGTCCTCGCTCACCATGACCCTCATCTCCCTGGACCGATACTACGCCATCGTGCGGCAGCCCCAGGAGAAGATCGGCCGGGCCCGGGCCGCCCAGCTGCTGCTTGCCGCCTGGCTGACCGCCCTGGGCTTCTCCTTCCCCTGGTACCTGCTGGCCCGGGAGCAATGGGTGGTCCACAGCCAGGGCTACCAGCATTGCATGTATGTCTTTCACTCGGGGGGCTCCAGGCTGGGGGCGGCCTACAGCATCTCCCTGATTGTACTGTGCTACCTGCTGCCCTTCTCCTTAATGTGCTTCTGCCACTACAACATCTGCAAGGCCGTCCGCCTGTCCGAGATCCGCGTCCGGCCCGTCACCACCTACGCGCACCTGCTGCGCTTCTACAGCGAGATGCGGACGGCCACCACCGTGCTGATCATGATAGTCTTCATCATCTGCTGCTGGGGACCCTACTGTGTGATGGGCCTGGTGGCGGCGGCAGCGGGGGACTACCCCTTCACGCCGCTCATGGATTCCGTGGCCGTTTGGATGGCGTGGGCCAACGGCGCCATCAACCCGCTCATTTATGCCATCCGCAACCCCAATATTTCCATGCTGCTGGGGCGCAATCGGGAAGAGGGCTACAGGACTAGGAATATTGCCGCCTACCTGTGTACACAGGGTCAGAGCAGAGAGGCCAGGGGACGGGCTGACCCCATACGTGACCGTTACGGTAACCGTCACGGTCAGGGGAGCCGGGTATCGTCCTCCAGTCCAGCCAACGGTGGCGACGTGGCCATGTGGGCTTGTAAGAACCCGACTGTGCTGTTTTGCAGGGACAGTCATCCGGACACTGTGACCGAACCGCCACTCATGAAGTCCGAGACGGTGGACACGAGCCTTTAG